A region of the Apus apus isolate bApuApu2 chromosome 5, bApuApu2.pri.cur, whole genome shotgun sequence genome:
agctgctgctgtgcattaTTAAAATGCTGCCACATTTCATCCCAGAGATTGCCACCCTCTCACAAGAGACAGGCTTCATCCACTACTTGTAAAGAACTTTGtgatttacaaaaaaagaaaataagagcagCATGCAAGTAGAGATGCAGTCCATAATAAAATACTTACAGCCTTTATTTGGCAAATGGAAGGAGGTGGCTTAGAAAGGAAGGAGGTGGTTGCGGGATGCACAAACTGCTCGGACATGCTCATGAGGCATCAGACCAGGAGCtgatggggacagcctgctctgGGCCATAACAGCACACTCACACCTGCTTTGCTCAAATCCTTCCCCAAAGCTTTATTGAAAATTGAAACCAAGGCATAGAGGATTACATTCGTATGAGGAAAGTGGGGTTTTATGGCAAACACTGTGCCTGAGTCACATTTTTTTGCATACAGTGTGTTGAAAACAGACTCAAGGACCTCCTGGACAAACTCAACCCCTCCCACAACTGCTCTggtttttccaattaaaatgcAAGGAGACCAAGACTAACTACTGGCCatcaagtaaaaataaaataaaataatcagtaaaaaaaaaataatcagttaaaTGTCACCAAGAGTGTTTCAGTCCTGCTCCCCACTCACACCACCACTGGGGAAGGGctcattctgtgattttaattaaaaaaaaaaaaaaatcagttgggAGAATTAAGTGAATTTAGGATAGCCCCTGCTGTGTGTCCCCTGCTCCCTCAAAGCCTGATCTGTGGCACTGTGGAACAGGGGTTGCTACTACAGGTTTCTTATCGTAAGAAAAACAGGAGGGAAGAAATTTGTCTTAAAGCTACTCTTGTGCCTGCTGTGCAGCCAGTGAAGAGGCTGTTTTGCTGCAGTGAGATGCTTTAAAACCCATTAACTTgctccagccaggcagagccTCCAGGCAGGTCTCTACCACAGCTTCACCACCCTAATCAAAGGAGCAAGGACTTTTCCAAATGCATTATGAGTCGTTTGAGGAGGCTACACAGAACAGGAGCACCACTGTTTTCTGTTGAATATagaaagcacttaaaaaaaataaaaaggtgttGCTTCCATCCACAGGAAAAGAGGGTTGTTTTGTGTCATTGgtctctggttttatttttcagtctgtaaAAATACTCTGTCTGGCCGTCCACATCCATTCACAAtataaagcagtaaaaaaaaagtatatatatagcATACAGTTTATTTATACAGTTACACTTGCAAGGCAATTGATCCTCTCCTGGCTGGGCCCTTCTACCTCCAGATGCTCTGCCTGGTTGATACAACTGCAAGACAAGACAAAAACAACCTAAGCAACCCCATCTTGGTGGGTGAACACTCACATAAAGAAAAGGGGAATGGAAAACAGGATGTATGCAAGCACAGAGCCTGGCCTGGGAGATGGACATGCAGATGCTGTGGCATCAGGTGAGATGGGGATGGATGTTTTAGGCCATGAGGATGGCAGCAGGGTTTTGCTGAGGGGATGGTAGTGTGGGCTGGAATGGGATGCTGGGATGCAGGCAGCATAGCCATGGCAGGAAGGGACACCACAACTTGCTTTTGCTGCACCCAAACACGAGGTGCAAGGCTGGTGCCACAGGAGGTGGAAGGGGTTTTGGGGTGAACTGGTCCCCAAAAATGGGGTAAAAGATGGGAGACAAAGCCACCCTGTCTTAACCTTAGCAAGGTCTTAGCCCTGGGGgatgcagggaggcaggagaggggatGAGGAGCATCCTCTGCAGCTCcaaacagagcagagagctggacTGTCAGCATGTGAGTCCTTGGCAGCAGTGCAGAGGCTGCCGGAGTGTAAGCTTTGCTCTTCCTAATGGCATCTATAAATAGTTGTGGCCTCATGCTCCCAGCACATATTTGATCTCTGCAGCCTGTTTTGGGCAGCAAAAGCCTCTCCCCCTTCCCACTCATCCTCATCAGCCCAGCTCACACTCCTAAGGGCCCACTGGGACATACGCACCCTTGGGGTTCAAGCTGGACACCAGAGGCTCTGGCAGGGTCCTGGGatggctgaggagctgcttgGTGTTGACCTGGGGAGGTGAGTCTGCACCGGTGGTGGGAGGAAAACCTATGGGATGGGGAAAAATGCCTAGCTCAGGCAGGACTCATGCCTCCCACACTCACCAGGCACATCCACTGCAGTGCCATGGGCCAGCTACATCACCCTGTCCAGGTGCTCCAGAGGAGCAGGTCCCTGTTTTATCCTGTTCCATTCCATGGGAGCCCCCTGCCACCTCCTCTCATCACTGTGAGGATGTGGCCCTGCACATCATGCTTGCCTTTCCCTCACCAAACACAAAGAGGTCAGCAGTGTCCAGAACCTGTTCCCACCAGCCCACAGGGGCTGATGCTGGCCCCCTGGTTTTTCGCCAGTGATGCCATGGTGGCAAGCAGCAATGCTGCAAAGGAAAgctccccacagccaccccagctCCAAAAGCAGCAACGCAGGATCCAACCTCTGAGCACAGCTATGAGCAGCCCCAAGACTTCAACGGGGAGGAAGAAATTGCCCCGAGGCCAGTAAACCTCAGAGACCCACTGCAGTGAGCAACTACTATGCCAGCACTGAAACCCTCATCCTGCTGCCTAACCTCAGCACCCGGGGCAGAACTGGCCAGACTGACACCCTTGGAGGGGGAAACAGGGAGCAAACAGgggtcctgcagagcagccctcgCGGCCGAGCCTGCAGCAGCGTGCTGACCTGCGTTGCTCCGGCAGGCTGGCAGCTCGCTCGGGCTCGGCTCCGGCTGGGCGTCCTCCTCAGACCTGGCCTGCAGGATGGTCACCGTGGCCCCCGTCTGCTGAATAAACTGCTGCAAATTACACTGCCTCAGCTCCTTATTTAACTCCTCCAGTTCTTGGGTCTGGGCCTGCAAAACACACACCGAGTGGGGGACAGGGtgagccccatgtccttctGCATGCCCCAAAACCAGCTGGCAAAGCTCACGCTGCCAGAGCTGGCGAGGGGAACCTCGGGGTAGTGCATCTCGGCCTCCTCCCTCCGCGGGCCTGCGGAAGGCGTTGTTCTGGGACCAGCCCCACTTTGCTGCGTCTCCACAAGAGGGCGCGAGCAGCCGTCAAACGCCTCCGGCCGCCACGCGGGAGTGGCGGGACAAACGGGATGCTGGAGCCGAGCTGCGGGAAGCATGGCTGCCCTGGGGAAGGGCAGCTACCACCGCCTGGCTAGGCAAACACTCGTCCCTTTTGGTTCACAAGACGGGACCCAGCGGGCGGAGAGTGGGCATCATGCAGTGCCTGGACCATCTGACACTGAGGGGCATCATCAGCCCCCACGGCTGCCATCTCCATGCAGCACCTCACAATGAACCCCAGCCCTTGCACAGCTTGCATGGTCAAAAGGCTTCATGCACAGGCACCATAGGGACCTGCACTGCCCCGCTCCATGGCTCCTTATTCCAAGATGACATTGACCCTTGCATCAACACCACCAACCTTACACATGGACCATTTGCTCCAGCACCATCATCTGTGCTAGAGTGGGGTGATGCTGTGTTCCCTGTGCACCAGCCAGCAAAAGCCACAGCCCAGATGCAGCTTGCATGGAGACTGATGGATGTGGGATCCTGCATCAGCCAGGAGAAAGCAGTGGTGTCTCCCCAGCAGTGGCCACTGCCACTGAGCTAACTCCATGCACCTAGCCCCATGCTCACCAGCCAGGTGGGGCAGGACCAACCCCACTCAACTCATTGGTCCCATGCCCCTGGAAAACTGGTCCCATCCCCTCCTGAAGGTTCCACCACCCCATGAGGCCTCTCAACCCAGGCCTATGTACCTGCAAGTTCCTTTCAGCTTCCTCCAGGGCCTTCTCCACACTGGCCAGGTTGATTTCCAGCTGGGTGCCTTGCTTAACCTTGGCCTCCAGGTCCCTTTTCATCTTGACAGCCATGTCCTCCAGCTCTGTGGGGCTAGGCGCAGGGGTTGCCTTCCCCCTCTTGGCCCTCTCAGCCATCTCCCACTGGATTTCCTTCTGCAGGGCTTCGGTCCGGGCACTCAGCTCGTAAATCCTCTGAGTATACTCCTCCAGGTCAGCCCGTAGACTCCTAACCCTCTCCTGCCGCTCCCGCTCACACTCCTTCTCCAGTCGGAGCTCACTCTGCCAAAATTCCTCCTCGCACAGCTCTGTCTCATTCCTCTGCACCAGGTGCTCCAGGTAGAAGATCTCATCCTCCTGGCTGTCAAGCTGGTTGTGCTCCCAGAGCTGTAGGTCTGTCTCTAGGGTGTCCCTGAGGGCCTCCAAAGaatgcagctgctcctgctgccacagcaccCTCCTAAACAGCTCATCCTTGGAgggctgaacaaccccactGCTCCCCATGTCCATCCCTTCCCGCATTTGATGCCTCCAGCGGCTCATGGCAAATGGGTCACTGGAGCCTGTAGGACCCAAGTTGAAGGTCATGGATTTTTTTGGCTCCCGGGAACGGGATGCATCCATGCAGGCAAGCCTAGGCTTGATGGGCAAGCTGGCCCGGATAAATGTCCTCTCAGGGACTTGGGGAGTGCCCTCCGAGGAGGGTCGTTCAGCCACACTGGGGCCTGTCCGCCGCAGAACAAACTGCACGTCGTTGGCATACTGCCCACACTTGGCCAGCAACTCCAAGGGGCACtccaggggcagcagctgccgcTCCTTCTCTCTCAGCCTCTGTACCAGCATGTAGCGGCCTGTCTGacctgcagggaggaggttACCACATCAGATGGGGAGAGCCGTGGCCAGTGATGGTGTACCAAAGCTGCCACCCCACAGGCAACAGCTGGTGACATCCCGACCACCCCAGGGCAGGACACTGACCCACCCAAGGTCTCCTCTTTCCAGCAAGCACCGGGATATGGGGCGTCCCCTCAGCAGATGCGTCCACCCAAAAAGAGGCATCCCACCCAGCTGATACAGATGGCTCACCAATGGCCCGTGCCAAAGCGATGACCACTTCTTGGCAGGTGGTTTGCTCCGAGACACCACAGACAACCCTCTGGATCCCATCTACCCAGACCTTCAGCTCCATTCCCACGGATACTGGGCCTCAGGCGTGCTGGGTCATTGGCTGTGGGGAGAAAAGAAACCAGGTTTCTGTCCCAGGCCACTAACAAGGAGTAAAAGATGCTCTAAGAGCAGTGTCATTAAATCACCTTTAACACCAGTATCTCATAAGGTGCATCCTAGACCAAGCAGTTACTTGCTGCCACCTTCCCTCCATCTCTGTGGCTCTCACTGTGCACAAACTGCGCTTTTGTTGATATTATTAATACAGTGATGTTCATCtgcaagaaaaccaaaaacagaacaacccttttttttttttatgtctggGCAGTGGGTACATACCTTTCCATGGTGGGAAATGATGGGGTTTGTACTCCTGCATGCTGCCCAGAAGTAGATGCTCAGGTTATTTCTGCTGCAAATGCAGATATTTAATGGGGTTGTTGGACTTTCACTGTAATTTCTCTGACAATTTGTCAGGGAACCACCAGCGGATTTTTCCAAACAATATTGGAAAAGGTGAAGAAACTGCAGGCTGCCCACCCTTGCCATGAGATATTGAGAGGAGGTGCAGATAATGCACATTTTAATCTACTTACCTCTATCTCAATTTATCAGAGAGggatgaagaaattaaaataaaacctctgcACAACAATGTGACTAAAGGTGGGGTTTGGAAGGGGAAATCGGGCACAAACACCTGCAGTGAAGCCTGGGTTCCTGGAGATGCTCTGCCCAATACCAGGGCCCAGCCTGACGCCCATCCCACGGTTACTTCTCCTGCGTTAAAATAACACCTATTAGCCTGGGCACACCCAACTCCTGCCTCTTCTAGTGGCTCAACAACTGCAAcagtctttaaataaaaaagattaaaaaaattaagcacaaGCTGTAAAGAATTCAAATGTTTGAGCTTATGGTGTTTTTCAACACCAtgcaaagatgtattttttttcccctgtaacaATGTTTTTTCTAGCATCAGGCTTGTCTGAAAGCCCCCAGTGGAGTAGCATATATGGGAAATTTCGAGGCCTTCCGTCCAGAGGGTCCCAAACCACTTTCTCAACCTAACCAGGCTCGCTGCAGTCTGTCCAtccctcagctccagctctcccatGTTTGCAGCCAGGCTGTCAGAAAGCTACACCTCGGGTTAAACACCACCACTTgcttattttttgttgcttgctTGAGTAACCAAAGGGAAGGCTCAAAGGGTCCCACCTCCGGTCACGACTAAATTCAGCCATGGTGCAAGAAAGCCGGGGGCAACTGCGGAAGATACAGCTTGGGGGGGGCTGTTTCCTGTGGGCGCTGCCGGTGCCACCCCCTGGCCCGCCTCTGAAACGTGGGCATGGAGCAGCCGCCACAAATACCTCAGTGCTGAGCTCATGTTTGCCTTGGCTGGGCAGCCAGGAAAAACTGCTGGGGGTGAAGGGCACCTTGTGCTCGGCTGACCTCCATGTGAGCCCAAACCCAGTTAAAATTTGCAAGACTTAGCCCAATTCCattttaaagctgcattttggCACCACTCCTCACACCCTGTGCATTCAAGGCTGCAAATGGCCCCCATCATGGAGCAAAGGCAAGTGTCACCAGGGCACCACTGAGCTCACCCCAAAGCCACTATCCTCCCCCACCACAACACCCTAACATCAAATTTGGGGTGGAAACACATCCCAGGGAGCACTGTCCCCACTCCAGTCAGGGACCCGACTGACATTGAACTTGCTCTGACCCTGCAGGGGAGGCCAGgagcttaaaaatatataagaaaaaataacccagCCAGCTGAGTCGTGTTACACAGCCTCACCTTGCCCCCAAAAAATCCAGTGCTTTCAAATGCCACTGGGTGTGGAATGGCTGCCAGCACACCAGGCCCCAGCACTTGTTTGGGTTCAAACTCAGCACCAACTCCCAGCCCCGCCTTGGCAATCATTTACCATTAACCAGTCCTTGGCACAACACCATCAcacagctgggagcagtggTGGCCAGCTTTTCTCCCAATAATGGGAAAATCTCTCCGAAAAGCAGCTAGCTTTCCCTCCCTGTTGCATGTCCCCCAGCTGCAACCCCTAGCATCCAAAAAAACAATGgtttttattacttctttaaAAACCTTGCAAGTGCAGGGCGTGCCCATTAACCAATCACTCACTGTAACCTCTGAGGTTTTTGGAGGTAGCCGTCCCTAGCTCACTCCTGGATACAGGATGTTATCTGCCCCCTTGCCACGAAGTGGCAAACACAGCTGGTGGCTGTTTCCCAATCTGCCTGCCCTCCTCATCCCAGCCCACCCAaaaccagcctggctgcccctCTTGCCATGGAACCCTGGGCTCATGAAGGAGCTGAAGGGATGAATGCAGCTCATCCTCCTCTGGGGGGAACCAGCAATGTTCCTTGCATCCCTCTGTCATTGCTCAGGAGGGACATCACAATGTGAACACAGCGTCTCATCCCCAATATCCCACTGCATCAGCATCACCCCGATTCATAAAAACCCACTCTAAAAGCCACCAGGCAATACATCCCAAAATCTCCAACTTGCCCCCAGCATCACCCCCCTTGTAGCATGCATCCTCCAGCTCTCTACCATCACTTCTAAAAATCAATTGTTGTGGGGCAGTCTCATTGTTCCATTTGTAAATATGACCTCCCTCTCCCTAGGCTTTGCTGCTGACCCCCTACTTTAATTAGTTGCTGCCTTTGTTACACCATCAGGTAAtgaaaagggcttttttttttgggggggtggggggataAGAATCACTTTTCTTGGGAAGAAGCACTTAGCACGGTTTCCAGCTGCCTCTGTATTCGAGCTAGGAGCTCACTTTGATCATGAACTAGAaagtgcaggcagctgctgggcccTGCTGTCTGCCCTGAAAATAGCACAGGGGAACAAGCAGGTGGCTGCAAGCACCAGGATGTGTGAGAGCTGCTCCCAAAAGCTGCTCtcattctctcatttttttcttccccccgCCATGGATTTCTAAATAACTTTTTGGAAGCAGATTAACAAAGTGACTAATTTTCTGCTCCCTTCCTTGTGTGATGGATCCTAAAATTGAGGGTAGGGATGATTCATACTACGACTTCAACAAATTTACTAACCGGGAGTTGGAATTTCAAATGctgacacacacaaaattaaCAATCTCAGGTCttgcagctttattttgtttcctggcACTGCTATCTCGTAGCCTCCCTGAAGCTgtcaagctaaaaaaaaagatgaaggagCACTTCTGTGCATGTGGGAGGATGCACgttctgcacagctcctgcaaaACACCATCCTGTTGGCTGCTGGCACTTGCAAGGGTTCAGTGATCTCCCTGAAC
Encoded here:
- the RASSF7 gene encoding ras association domain-containing protein 7 isoform X3, whose protein sequence is MELKVWVDGIQRVVCGVSEQTTCQEVVIALARAIGQTGRYMLVQRLREKERQLLPLECPLELLAKCGQYANDVQFVLRRTGPSVAERPSSEGTPQVPERTFIRASLPIKPRLACMDASRSREPKKSMTFNLGPTGSSDPFAMSRWRHQMREGMDMGSSGVVQPSKDELFRRVLWQQEQLHSLEALRDTLETDLQLWEHNQLDSQEDEIFYLEHLVQRNETELCEEEFWQSELRLEKECERERQERVRSLRADLEEYTQRIYELSARTEALQKEIQWEMAERAKRGKATPAPSPTELEDMAVKMKRDLEAKVKQGTQLEINLASVEKALEEAERNLQLYQPGRASGGRRAQPGEDQLPCKCNCINKLYAIYILFFYCFIL
- the RASSF7 gene encoding ras association domain-containing protein 7 isoform X2, with translation MELKVWVDGIQRVVCGVSEQTTCQEVVIALARAIGQTGRYMLVQRLREKERQLLPLECPLELLAKCGQYANDVQFVLRRTGPSVAERPSSEGTPQVPERTFIRASLPIKPRLACMDASRSREPKKSMTFNLGPTGSSDPFAMSRWRHQMREGMDMGSSGVVQPSKDELFRRVLWQQEQLHSLEALRDTLETDLQLWEHNQLDSQEDEIFYLEHLVQRNETELCEEEFWQSELRLEKECERERQERVRSLRADLEEYTQRIYELSARTEALQKEIQWEMAERAKRGKATPAPSPTELEDMAVKMKRDLEAKVKQGTQLEINLASVEKALEEAERNLQAQTQELEELNKELRQCNLQQFIQQTGATVTILQARSEEDAQPEPSPSELPACRSNAVVSTRQSIWR
- the RASSF7 gene encoding ras association domain-containing protein 7 isoform X4; this translates as MELKVWVDGIQRVVCGVSEQTTCQEVVIALARAIGQTGRYMLVQRLREKERQLLPLECPLELLAKCGQYANDVQFVLRRTGPSVAERPSSEGTPQVPERTFIRASLPIKPRLACMDASRSREPKKSMTFNLGPTGSSDPFAMSRWRHQMREGMDMGSSGVVQPSKDELFRRVLWQQEQLHSLEALRDTLETDLQLWEHNQLDSQEDEIFYLEHLVQRNETELCEEEFWQSELRLEKECERERQERVRSLRADLEEYTQRIYELSARTEALQKEIQWEMAERAKRGKATPAPSPTELEDMAVKMKRDLEAKVKQGTQLEINLASVEKALEEAERNLQVFLPPPVQTHLPRSTPSSSSAIPGPCQSLWCPA
- the RASSF7 gene encoding ras association domain-containing protein 7 isoform X1; translation: MELKVWVDGIQRVVCGVSEQTTCQEVVIALARAIGQTGRYMLVQRLREKERQLLPLECPLELLAKCGQYANDVQFVLRRTGPSVAERPSSEGTPQVPERTFIRASLPIKPRLACMDASRSREPKKSMTFNLGPTGSSDPFAMSRWRHQMREGMDMGSSGVVQPSKDELFRRVLWQQEQLHSLEALRDTLETDLQLWEHNQLDSQEDEIFYLEHLVQRNETELCEEEFWQSELRLEKECERERQERVRSLRADLEEYTQRIYELSARTEALQKEIQWEMAERAKRGKATPAPSPTELEDMAVKMKRDLEAKVKQGTQLEINLASVEKALEEAERNLQAQTQELEELNKELRQCNLQQFIQQTGATVTILQARSEEDAQPEPSPSELPACRSNAGFPPTTGADSPPQVNTKQLLSHPRTLPEPLVSSLNPKVVSTRQSIWR